The Pseudomonadota bacterium genome window below encodes:
- a CDS encoding DUF2237 domain-containing protein has protein sequence MDEEEQEQISVLGEPLQTCSTRPMTGFTRSGCCDYLPVDAGQHTICVQVTAEFLEFSRFRGNDLSTPIPEFAFPGLKPGDRWCLCAARWKEALEYGRAPKVVLRATHRQALEVVDLVDLKSHALDLS, from the coding sequence ATGGATGAGGAAGAGCAAGAACAGATCAGCGTCCTGGGCGAGCCTTTGCAGACCTGCTCCACGCGCCCAATGACCGGCTTCACCCGCTCGGGTTGCTGCGATTACCTCCCGGTCGATGCCGGTCAGCACACGATCTGCGTCCAGGTGACCGCCGAATTCCTGGAGTTCAGCCGCTTCCGCGGCAACGACCTCAGCACGCCAATCCCTGAGTTCGCATTCCCCGGACTCAAGCCCGGCGATCGCTGGTGCCTGTGCGCGGCGCGCTGGAAGGAAGCGCTGGAGTACGGGCGGGCACCCAAGGTCGTTCTGCGCGCCACCCACCGGCAGGCCCTCGAGGTAGTGGATCTCGTTGATCTGAAAAGCCACGCGCTAGACCTCTCCTGA